Proteins found in one Plasmodium gaboni strain SY75 chromosome 13, whole genome shotgun sequence genomic segment:
- a CDS encoding putative exoribonuclease produces MRNKRKKNGKNKHKGKKKNDRLGKIKRKKIVDIKEEKEKDNEKRLEVSFYGYRNIYLKDIHNFIINLRLGKYIFKNELFDIKNNECLNNLIMVIIPNLSNYCVKDISTDNVFNKLQRNNNFRKIHTENCLKKYYNNIILKALSVSVLKQRKKNYTQNIFNLNKYLLTKEQMLLNKYPTENMDEYINMNNIEYIKNDKNIHDIKLYLTETMNSINVLHMNNDCSVKEYNKKNKINKSQLVNNTNDNQYSFSNVEYNNENYINNENIENEENNFEKQNIFTQEHIQLYADILEKLIKASQNIKKNDNSEIANGNISNMESSTKHISSENINNENDKNDKNDKNDEMNTQKNEKNEKNEHTIQTIQTIQTVQTEQYGDSMNHLNLGNIVSHKINEMYNENRNVDEPIKINGYNDDHHNNDISFCDENMDKSNDINNSCDEDNLIEENNYGEFDLDNIYSIDCEMCETTNHQRELTKITVVDAYMNIIYDSYVIPDNKITNYLTLYSGINESTLENVTTKLKDVQEHLKKFINKKSILIGHSLENDLHALKIAHNYVIDTSIIYSNSGYYPKPSLFQLSKKHLNIIMKRENGHNSIDDAKISMFLALKKMSEFDSNEFSTFYEALPTFLNKDNFVQVKNSILCEEDISYKYEKSLCIFDSKNKYIEERIPKIFLKNSFYCVCENDDECSENLIMNIKNENKLKNYILILRDYENLCNDKIFNCIQNVHNSNFKIEDSEKIFEVPSRVETNEVLKKISANIEKIYNNMLKNDVLILLSFNNNYLAEEKVKETFFLAKDIFYSNIDMEEKLNNIKDKINSLQKIINKKKNNNEVINYSFYEFQDLLLNYDKFVLNYLNENKNNDKNIYIINSLTNLKNILNINSKKKEFNGWFSLLLKN; encoded by the exons ATGAGGAACAAACGAAAAAAGAATGGTAAGAATAAACATAAGgggaagaaaaaaaatgacaGATTGGGAAAGATTAAACGTAAAAAAATAGTAGATATAAAAGAAgagaaagaaaaagataatgAGAAGAGATTAGAAGTGTCCTTTTATGGATACCggaatatatatttaaaagatattcataattttataataaatttaaggcttgggaaatatatatttaaaaatgaattatttgatataaagaataatgaatgtttaaataatttaattatgGTTATAATACCAAATTTATCAAATTATTGTGTAAAAGATATATCAACAGATAAtgtatttaataaattacaaagaaataataatttcaGAAAAATACATACAGAAAATTgtttgaaaaaatattataataatattatattaaaagcATTAAGTGTTTCTGTTTTAAAACagaggaaaaaaaattacacacaaaatatatttaatttaaataaatatttattaacTAAAGAACAAATGcttttaaataaatatccTACAGAAAATATGgatgaatatataaatatgaataatatagaatatattaaaaatgacAAAAATATACATGATATAAAATTGTATTTAACCGAAACGATGAATTCAATAAATGTTCTTCATATGAATAATGATTGTTCAGTTAAggaatataataaaaaaaataaaataaataaatcaCAGCTAgttaataatacaaatgatAATCAATATAGTTTCAGTAATGtagaatataataatgaaaattatattaataatgagaatatagaaaatgaagaaaataattttgaaaagcaaaatatttttaccCAAGAACATATTCAATTATATGCAGATATTTTggaaaaattaataaaagcatcacaaaatataaaaaaaaatgataacaGTGAAATTGCAAATGGtaatatatctaatatGGAATCGTCAACAAAACATATATCATcagaaaatataaataatgaaaatgataaaaatgataaaaatgataaaaatgatgaaatgaacacacaaaaaaatgaaaaaaatgaaaaaaatgaacacACCATACAGACTATACAGACTATACAGACTGTACAGACTGAACAATATGGTGATAGTATGAATCATTTAAATTTGGGTAATATAGTAAGTcacaaaataaatgaaatgTATAATGAAAATAGAAATGTGGATGAGCcgataaaaataaatggttataatgatgatcatcataataatgatatatcattttgtgatgaaaatatggataaatctaatgatataaataactCGTGTGATGAAGATAATTTAattgaagaaaataattatggAGAATTCGAtttagataatatatatagtataGATTGTGAAATGTGTGAAACAACAAATCATCAAAGAGAATTAACCAAAATTACAGTAGTTGATGcttatatgaatattatatatgattcTTATGTTATTCcagataataaaattacaAATTATTTAACTTTATATTCTGGTATTAATGAAAGTACATTAGAAAATGTAACTACCAAATTAAAAGATGTACAAgaacatttaaaaaaatttattaataaaaaatctATACTAATAGGACATTCTTTAGAAAATGATTTACATGCTCTTAAAATAGCTCATAATTATGTTATTGACACATccattatatatagtaatTCGGGTTACTATCCGAAGCCATCTTTGTTTCAACTTTCAAAGAAACACttgaatattattatgaagAGAGAAAATGGGCATAATTCAATAGACGACGCAAAAATTAGTATGTTCCTGGCACTAAAAaag atGAGCGAATTTGATAGCAATGAATTTTCCACATTCTATGAAGCACTCCCCACATTTCTCAACAAAGATAATTTCGTTCAAGTAAAAAACTCCATTCTTTGTGAAGAAGATATAAGTTATAAATACGAAAAATCTTTGTGTATATTTgattcaaaaaataaatatatagaagaaagaataccaaaaatatttttgaagAATTCTTTTTATTGTGTTTGtgaaaatgatgatgaGTGCTCagaaaatttaataatgaatataaaaaatgaaaacaaattaaaaaattatattttaattttacgtgattatgaaaatttatgtaatgataaaatatttaattgtATTCAGAATGTACATAATTCAAATTTTAAAATAGAAGATAgtgaaaaaatatttgaagTACCATCTCGTGTAGAAACAAATGAAGtacttaaaaaaataagtgcaaatatagaaaaaatatataataatatgttaaaaaatgacgttttaatacttttatcttttaataataattatttagCTGAAGAAAAAGTAAAAGAAACCTTTTTCTTAGCAAAAGATATTTTCTATTCTAATATTGATATGGAAGAAAAgttgaataatataaaagataaaattaattctcttcaaaaaattattaataaaaaaaaaaataacaatgaagttattaattattcattttatgAATTCCAAGATTTATTACTtaattatgataaatttgttcttaattatttaaatgaaaataaaaataatgacaaaaacatttatattataaattcTTTGACAAAtctaaaaaatattctcAATATTAATTCGAAGAAGAAGGAGTTCAACGGATGGTTCTCCTTACtattaaaaaattga